In the genome of Falco naumanni isolate bFalNau1 chromosome 5, bFalNau1.pat, whole genome shotgun sequence, the window AGTTTGGTGTTTGTGAGTCctagaaaaaaaggcaaactggAGAAAGCTCAAGAAACACTGGAGATAAGGGGATGAAGGCTTCCAAGTCCAAAAAGCAAATTCCATCTGCGCAGTAAAGCTATAACTAAGGAagagagctgcagctgtgtgttTCTGCTCCTCAGCACTTGCGTGTTAGAATGTGTACCCTCTGATGTAACAGGCTCTGTTAATAACTTTTCAGTGCCcagctttaaaaggaaaggtGCAGAAGATCTTGATCTGGAAATGGGGTCAGCCCCCAGTTGGCCCCCCGCCACCACGTCCACCTGATGCAGACCCTAATGCTCCTCCCCCTAAGCCGCTGGAGGGTCGGCCTGAAAGGCAGTTCTTTGTCAAATGGCAGGGCATGTCCTACTGGCACTGCTCTTGGGTGTCGGAGTTGCAGGTGAGTGGAGGACTCAACAGTGTCATAAGGGTGGATAGTTGTGGGGGGAGATACTTCGGATAGCTGAGGGGAAAACACCTACTAACTGCTTCTGTCCTGActccagctggagctgcactGCCAGGTCATGTTTCGTAACTATCAACGCAAAAATGATATGGATGAGCCACCCTCAGGGGACTTcggaggggaagaggagaaaagccggaagagaaaaaacaaggatCCCAAATATGCTGAGATGGAGGAGCGCTTCTATAGATACGGGATCAAGCCTGAGTGGATGATGATCCACAGGATCCTTAATCATAGGTAGGGGGAGTAGCAAAGAGGATTTTCGACAAAGATCTGAAGTCCAGGGTTAAGGGAGAGTGGATGAACCAAGTGCGATATGACTGGGAGAAACAGTGGGAGCTCTGTTGTTGGGATGACAAACGACgttctgtttctgttgcttcGTTAAGGgatcttttccttccctcccgTTTGAGGGGATTGGGTGAACACTGTCATTTCACCATGCTTAAGACTTACTGGTTTCTTCAACAGTGTGGATAAGAAGGGAAACGTCCACTATTTGATTAAATGGAGAGACCTACCCTATGACCAGGCATCCTGGGAAAGCGAAGATGTGGATATCCAAGATTATGACCTCTACAAGCAAGCCTACTGGAATCACAGGTAAGAGGAGTGTCTAGAGGTTGTGCTCCTTTCCCTTGCCTCAAGAGAAAATACTGGAGTGTGTCAGCTCCTAGCACTGGCTGGATTAATATATGGAGATAGCCAAGCAGTATCTTGTTGCTGATTCCTTACTCCTTTGGGCAGGGACCTTGTGTGTCTCTGCCAGTTCATGAGGGTTCCAGCCCTGTTCTGTTGAGCCTGTTTGGGTTGGGTGATTGCCCTCCTACTCTTGGCAATAGTTTTTCTTTGATCTGTTACAAAAGCCACTAAACTTGCACATTCTTGGGACTGTCTCTGCAAAGGGAGCTGATGAGAGGTGAAGAGGGCAGGCCTGGTAAGAAGTTAAAGAAAGTGAAGATGCGGAAACTGGAAAGGCCCCCTGAGACTCCCACAGTAGATGTAAGTTACTGTTTATTGCTTAGGAGCCATCTGATACAGCTGCTTATTTTGGGGAGGGAGCAGGTGAATAGGAAGCTGAAGAGTGAAAAGCGTGTGATTTAGAGGTCCTTCCTGGCCCAAAGAGCCAGTGGGTTATGGAGCCTTCAGACAAAGGTCTGTCTTGTCTGTCAGGTCTGACACTGACTGGCTCTTGGTAAaagagttttattaaaaaaaaaccaaaccaaccaaacaaaaatgcacaaaacttTCTGGTGGATGCCTTTTGGCCATTTGGGAATTTTGTCTGGTGCTAGTCTGGTTGTCACGTGAAGTTTCACCTGCACTAGGGAATATATGGGTGACTAGGAAGAGGAGTCTGGTAGCTGTCTAGCTGTGGTAAATGATCttaactcttcctttttctgctgtagcCCACAGTGAAATATGACCGGCAACCGGAGTACCTCGATGTAACAGGGGGGACCTTGCACCCCTACCAACTGGAAGGACTGAACTGGCTGCGCTTCTCTTGGGCTCAGGGCACAGATACAATCTTGGCTGATGAAATGGGTCTGGGAAAGACTGTGCAGACAGCTGTGTTCCTGTATTCCTTATACAAAGAGGTGAGAGCTGGGAGATCACTACCCAGAGAGATTCTGCCTGTGTTAGTGGTTGCATTCGTCTGATGCTCTTACCAACTCTGTTTGTAGGGCCACTCAAAGGGTCCCTTCTTGGTGAGTGCCCCGCTGTCCACAATCATCAACTGGGAGCGAGAATTTGAGATGTGGGCCCCAGATATGTATGTAGTGACCTATGTGGGGGACAAAGACAGCCGGGCCATCATCCGTGAGAACGAGTTCACTTTTGAGGATAATGCCATACGTGGAGGCAAAAAAGCATCCAGAATGAAGGTACAGAACTCTGCTGTAATGCAAACCTGAACTGAAGGAACAGATGCACCAGACTGGCTTTTGGCAGTTGAGGTTCAGATACTCTGATGTCCCTAGGAACTGATTATACTTGCAGTTTCCAGGGGGAAATAACTGCAAATTGCTGAGTAGTGGGTGTTTAGGCTCCTGCTCTAGACTAGTAGGTGTTTAAACAGTCTGAACTAATTTAGCTCTGGAAAAAGAGTTAACTAAGGTAATGACTGTAGGCAAGTCCCTCTATCTCTTCTACTTAATCAGTGAAGTTGTGCATCATTTCTACAGATCTAAGTCAATGTCAGAATCGCTACTGTATGAGAAGGACAAACATACCAAAAAAGCATGAACTTTTTAATCTTCTGAGGAACTGGCTGACAGGAAGGAAGAGCCTGATCTAGGTGGCTAGTTCTTGTAGAACTTCAGTCTTCCCAGTGAAAGCAAGATGGGAGCTCAAAGCTTTTCCGGTGACAGATAAGAATCCTTTGCTTCCCTTGAAATTGAGCTGCCTTAAGTACTAGCAGTAATTTAAAGTTCCATGATAAACTGCTTATCTTTTTAAGTCTTAGCTGACTTTTTGATGAGCCACTCTGCTTCAAATCTCATTTTTCTAACGTGCCTCCATTTGCTGCTTGTTTGTTAAACTTCTCTGTTAGAATATTTGGCAACTGTTCAGAAGTAATGGGTACTGAGGGGGCTGAGGAGACTTAGATGTGTTAAGAGAGTAATGGGGGATTAAAAGACTGGAACGGTTTGGATAGCATTTTGAATCTTGTGACGGGAAACTTGGTATGAAAATTTTTTGATGTGCTGTTTGACCAGGGCTCGTCAGAATAACTTGATGTATCTTCTGCTTTTGTCCTGTGGCATTCCCCTATCCTGTTACCCTGTTcatccttttcctttgcagaaggaGGCGGCTGTGAAGTTCCACGTGCTTCTCACCTCCTATGAACTAATCACAATTGATATGGCCATACTAGGCTCTATCGACTGGGCCTGTCTCATTGTGGATGAAGCTCACAGACTGAAGAACAATCAGTCGAAGGTACAGAGAAGCATCGGTGGTTTCTAGGTGTGGCATGTGTTGCAGGGGGGAATGGACAGAGAGTGTTCAGATAGCAGCTCCTAAGCGCATGAGTTTGTCTGCCAACTCTTAGTCATTTGTTCAGTAGTAAATTTGATTTgttattgggggaaaaaaataaacagccttCACTTGGAGATTGATTATCACTGGCAACGACTTCACTTTTATACATGTCACTGATTAAAATGGCTTTCTCTCTGGGTGAATTGGCAATTGGTGtacactggaaaacagaaaaacctggTGGTGGTTGTTGCTCTCAAATAGAACCTGGCTTCTCTGAAAGCAGATCATATATCTGCACCACCTCTGTTCTGGAAAGGTTTACCGTACTGAGCGTAAAACAAGCTACACGAGCAAAAATTGCCCTGCTTCCAGAGTAGGCTTGCTCTGTATTCACCCAGCTCTGTAGCAGAACTCGCAGAAATGGGAGAGGTGGGCAGAGGTGTTCAAAAACACCTGGGTAGATGCTGAAAGCCACGTAGCTGCTTTTATATTGAGGCTGCACCTTAACTAAGCCTGTTTGAATTCAGTAGAGTTGACTGTACTTTCTTAATCCAGCTCCTCCTTAAGCCCTTATGCTGCCTTAATTCAGGTATTGATTTGTCTGTCTTCAGCTGGGTTCTAGTGGTTGGTACACTAAAAACAATTGTTACTGGAAATCCTGGTTTTATAGGTCCTTGGAGACTGCGCAAGACAAAATTgtctcttgatttcttttttttaaagctttttgtgTCTTTGTATGAGGCATCTTTCCATGACATTACGGCTGTGCTTGTAGTCCAGTTTGCAGATCTCTTCTTATTGTAGGCACTAAGACTGGATGCCGTTCTATGCTCGGTGTTGACATTATTGGAAGTAGTAATGAGTGCTTACTATTAATTGAAAAAGGATGTAAAGGCTGAAGGTTACACTATGACTAACAGTTACAATCAGTTATCCACCAAGACCATTAAATGTGCCTTTTTCTAGAGCAGCTTCCTGTCTTGTAAGGACAGGTTTCAGGTGTTTAGCTGGAAGAAGGGTCAGATGCTTCTTGACAGATTCTGGTTATCTACTAAAGTTTTGCAGATATAATTACTAACTTCCATATTTGATTTCAAACTGAGAATGTTTTTCTGCCTGTAACAAAGTAGAGATAAATCCCCATGCAGGCCACTAGAAGGATCCTTCTGGTGTGATAGCCAAGCCATAACTCATGGTGGGTTTCTCatatgttttgtgtttgttttttcttgtttgtcaTATAGTAAAAGCTACTTCCATTAAGTTTGACCTGGTGTCATGTTAAGtgtaaaataagcaaagaaatcGCTGAGCTCACAAATAAATTACTGCTTTATTGTCAGTTTGTGCTGGTGAACATGGTACGTTTGTGTCTTTCAATTCAGTACTTTTAACTGTTCACTCCCTCTGCCTGGAATTACTTCATTGTTGTGAAAACCAGCACAAATTATCTTAAAGGCACATTGGCAAACCCTAAGCTCTCTTTCTCCTCAGCTTGCTCACAGCTCTGGAAGATTGCCAGGATTGATATGAATAGGAAGAGTGACTTAGCTATTTCTAGAATTCTCAAGGCAGAGTAGTTGTAGGAATGTGGAACGCTAatttagcaagaaaaaatacatagtaTAGCAGACTGGAAATGATTGGTGGTCTTGAAAGAGCTTGTAACTTAGAAGAGCAGAGGAAACCTACAAGCCATCATCAGGTGCTGGTAGGATGTGCTGTAGTTGTGTTTTAGCTATGCAGAGCAATGATCCAAATGAGATCAGTCTAGTGACCCTGACTGGAATGTGAATACTTGGAGCTCTTGTCCAAACAGCTGATGTGATCTAAATTGAACCCTAGCTTGgtgtcagctttttttttcccctaggataagttaattttttttgtaggcCTATGACTTAATAAGCCTTTGACATGTTTgtgtgttgtttggtttttttctccaccacttcttccctgctttctaCTTCCCAGTTCTTCCGTGTGCTGAATGGTTACTCCCTCCAGCACAAGCTGCTGCTTACAGGAACTCCCCTGCAGAACAACCTGGAAGAACTGTTCCACCTGCTGAACTTCCTGACGCCAGAGAGATTCCAGTATGTCTTGCAGTACAAGTCAGCCTGTCTGTCTTGTCACTCCTACCCCCTTCAGTGttgtttttgctctttttcctttgtggctTTTGCTGAGTGTCTGTTTCTCTGCAGTAACTTGGAGGGCTTCCTAGAAGAGTTTGCAGATATTGCCAAGGAAGATCAGATCAAGAAGCTGCATGACATGCTGGGCCCACACATGCTGAGGCGTCTCAAAGCTGATGTTTTCAAGAATATGCCATCTAAGACTGAACTCATTGTCAGAGTGGAGTTGAGCCCCATGCAGAAGTGAGTGTGAGGTTGAAGAGAGCACCTGCTGTTGAACTGATGTTGCTCTGTCCTGCTGTTTCAAAGGGGATGCTGAAACAGCCTCATCCTCACTATAGGGCTTTCTGCACAGTGGGTTGGAGGAAGTTTTCCTGCTGCCACTGTAGCAGAGGGAGGACTAATTCCTGTGCTTTGGTGTAAGGGAGGAAGAGATGGTGAATGCCACTGGCAGCGCCTGGGTAGCTGGCAGGTAGTGCCAGGAGCTGTGCAGAGTTTGGCAAGAGAGTATGTTAGTCATTCTCGTGAGGGGTGTCtgagttgtttgtttggttttttcttttcaggaaatattataaatacattttgacaAGAAACTTTGAGGCACTGAATGCACGGGGTGGTGGTAACCAAGTCTCCTTGCTCAATGTTGTTATGGATCTGAAGAAATGCTGTAACCACCCCTACCTCTTCCCTGTAGCTGCTATGGTATGTCCAGTCACTTACTCTGTACAAACAAATTCCCTGCTGGCTGTTATCAGGGGGCTAGTTAGCTCCCTAGCAAAGCGTGGAGGGgttccctttctttctgcttctgtttttctttcgTCCTGTTTTTTATGTAAACCCAACATGCTGGAAGGCTGTTCCAGTACCTTTGTGTGACAGGTAGGAGCTATCTTGTGACTCATGCAAGATGGTGAAGACAGTAAGAGTAGGGACTGAGTCATGAGAAAGAAGAGGGAGTCTAGGAGTCAAATTGCAAGAGAAAAGAGGCACAGGGTAGCACTGATGTTTTCTGTAACTAGTGCTGCACAGTTGTGCCAAGCTAAATGACCAGATGTGAGTCAGCATCTGATCAATGCAGCTAGGGACTAAGACCAAGCTACATCACTTCAAGCTGTTTtctcatcccaccccacccctttcacaccttttcttttctcttttcaggaAGCTCCAAAAATGCCAAATGGCATGTATGACGGTAGTGCTCTTATTCGAGCCTCTGGAAAGCTGTTGCTGCTCCAGAAGATGTTGAAGAACCTCAAGGAAGGAGGTCACAGGGTACTCATATTCTCTCAGGTATATGGGAGGAAAACCTTGAGACTAGGCATTCTTTTTTGAGAAGAGCTTGTTGATCTGGTATCCCCTTGACCCTCACTCTTCTGTGGGGTGTTTTTCTGTTACGCAGATGACTAAAATGTTGGACCTTCTAGAAGATTTTTTGGAACATGAAGGGTACAAATATGAGCGGATTGATGGAGGAATCACAGGGAACATGCGTCAGGAGGCTATTGATCGCTTCAATGGTATGGAGTCTCctgctttctttgcaaaacGGAGAACTTGGCTTGTACGTGCTTAGCAGTTGACACGGAATTGTCGTGGCCCAAGTCTATTGTTGCTGTCCTGGAATCTTAAATTAGTAGTGATTCTCTGTCAGGTGATGTGGGTCTGACACAAAGCCTCGTTTGAGTAATGCACTCTCCCTTGATTACTTTTATTCTCTCCTTTTTACCTAAGCTCCTGGTGCTCAgcagttctgctttctgctttcgACTCGAGCTGGGGGTCTTGGCATTAACTTGGCCACAGCAGATACTGTGATTATCTATGATTCAGACTGGAACCCCCACAATGATATCCAGGTGAGTCTGAATGAGACCACTCACTATGGAGTAATCctgaggaagagaggaaatgaaACTATCATGAGGAGTGAAGGAATGTGAGACTTCCCCTCTAGAAATACGCAAAACTAGAGCAGTGAGGATGGGTAGAGATGGGAAGTGAAGTAGTGGAGGGTTCTTCCAGGGCCCAGCCTTTGCTAATGTTAAGAGCCAACATGAGGGTGTCTGGGAAACTTGTGGAGGTAGGTGGAGTGTATCAGACTACTACTTGTGTAACTCTAGACTGTTCAGAGCACATCTCTCTTTTAGGCCTTCAGTCGTGCACACAGAATTGGACAGAACAAGAAAGTGATGATATACCGCTTTGTGACAAGGGCCTCAGTGGAGGAGCGTATCACTCAGGTGGCCAAGAAGAAAATGATGCTAACTCATCTGGTAGTGAGACCAGGGTTGGGCTCCAAGACAGGCTCCATGTCCAAACAGGAACTTGATGACATTCTCAAATTTGGCACTGAAGAGCTCTTCAAGGATGAGGCTACTGAGGGGGGTGAGTGCCTGGGAGTAGAACTGAAGGAGGTGGGGAGGTCTGTCTCCATGTTTAGCAAGTGGCTGTAGGCACAGTGCTGACTATAGGTCTACGAAGAGGTCTAGGGTGGCTTTCCCTTCGCTAGTCCCTCGAGAtccacacagcagctgtgcctgtgctctTCCCTCAGGGGATAACAAAGAAGGTGAGGACAGCAGTGTCATCCACTACGATGACAAAGCAATTGAGCGTCTGTTGGATCGGAACCAGGATGAAACAGAAGATACAGAACTTCAGGGCATGAATGAGTATCTCAGCTCCTTCAAGGTGGCCCAGTATGTGGTTCGTGAAGAGGAGATGGGGGTGAGTATGAGGTAGATGTCAGCTAGCATCTTCTGCTGAACAAAGTAGGATCATTAAGTAAACTGAGCTCTGATGTTTTTAAGGGCAAGCAGGCATATATCTGCTCAGACAGGTTGGGATTTGGAGCGTAGGGCTCTGAAATTTGTGACCTGTCtgacaggaggaagaggaggttgAACGGGAGATCATTAAGCAGGAGGAATCGGTGGATCCTGATTACTGGGAGAAACTGCTGCGTCACCATtatgaacagcagcaggaggatcTGGCCAGGAATCTGGGGAAGGGCAAGCGCATTCGCAAGCAAGTTAACTACAACGATGGCTCGCAGGAGGATAGAGGTACAAATCCACAGGAACCTGAGGGAGAAATAGGTGTAAGTATGTGTTGCTGGGAAGTGACGGAGTAGCGTCTCAGGCTCAcgtgctgtttttctttcagactgGCAGGATGACCAGTCAGATAATCAGTCAGACTATTCAGTTGCTTCTGAAGAAGGAGACGAGGACTTTGATGAGAGGTCTGAAGGTAAGTTCTGGTGAAGCCAGAGTTCCTGGGTCACTTTCTCTGAGTGTGGGAACAGGTGGGGCTTGATTTGGGGATTTATACACTTTGTGGTGCTGTTCTGCAAGGGAAATATTCACACAACAATATGCTGTGCATTGTCTCTCCTCCTTAGCTGCATTTCTCTCTTCAGCAGCTCGTCGGCCTAGCCGCAAAGGCCTGAGAAATGATAAGGATAAGCCTCTGCCTCCCTTACTTGCCCGTGTGGGAGGGAACATTGAGGTAGGTAGTACCAGGGTAGGTGTTTGCATCCCAGCTGCTTCTGTATGGCTCTTGCCGTATCTGTCTTCTCCATTCTAGGTCTTGGGTTTCAATGCCCGCCAGCGGAAAGCCTTCCTCAATGCTATCATGCGCTATGGAATGCCACCTCAGGATGCCTTCACCACTCAGTGGCTTGTTCGGGACCTCCGTGGCAAGTCAGAGAAAGAGTTCAAGTGAGTCTGCGTTAGGCAGGGATGGAAGATGGGCAACATGTAGACTCTCTGGGGAAGAGTAAGAATGGGGCTTTTTCTGGCACTTCCTTAGAGACTACGTTTCCTTAATGTATTAGTTCAATTTTTTAGTGAGGGGCTGATGTATAAGCTGGGAGAGACCAGGGTGTTGTTCCTAGTTGTTCTTCCTTGGACTTGACCCATCGGtcataaaaagcaaatgctgttaGAGGAGTAGCATGGCCATGCAAGCAAGTTATGAATACTCTCCCAGAGTCCTTTTTGGGCTTATGGTTGTTTTGGGCTCAAGCCTGAGTCAGCTGTGTGTCCTTTATACACCTAGTAATTCTGTTGGGAAACTCCCTTGATGCAGCCTGGAACCCCAGGGCTTGTGTTCCTGTGGGTTAGGAGTCTTGGGGTGACTTCCCTTATGTTACTGGAAGGGCTCTGATAACATGTCTCCAGCTAAGCCAGTTTATAGTTTAATTGCTTGTCTGTTAACTGCTCCAGGGCTTATGTCTCGCTGTTCATGCGCCACTTATGTGAACCTGGAGCTGATGGTGCAGAGACCTTTGCAGATGGGGTCCCACGGGAAGGTCTTTCTCGACAGCATGTCCTTACTCGCATTGGGGTCATGTCACTTATACGCAAAAAGGTAGGTGCCTAGCAGAGCGATGTGGGTTTTGCTCTCTGTACAACTTGTAGTGCTGAGCTGAACCAGGGTCCTGAACTAGTGAGGTACCTCTCCTTTCACGCCTTTGTTGCATGTCAAGTGGTCTGTCTCTTCTGGTTTGAGGACAAGCGTTGTACGACCCCTGCAGTGTTAAAGTCTTTCTCGCCTCCTCGTGTAGGTGCAGGAATTTGAGCATGTGAATGGCCGCTGGAGTATGCCAGAGCTGGCAGAGATAGAAGAGAACAAGAAACTTTCACAGCCAAGCTCGCCGTCTCCGAAAACTCCAACTCCTTCAACACCAGGGGACACGCAGCCCAATACGCCTGCCCCTGTCCCTCCAGCTGGTGAGAGCTCCCCTCTTGTACAGTTCTGCGTCCTGACCTCATCCTGGCTGTTCCCCTCACCGGATCTGTGGTGGTGGGGTCTGGGGGAGGACGCAGATCAACTTACTCTCGTGTTAGGAGGGCTGCCAAAGACATGTGCAAGCCCTTAAAGGCAAGAGAGGACACTAGCTTTCCTCGGATGAGCTGACGTCGTTGAGAAGCACCTAGCATTTGTAgtgggcagggaaagggaggtCATCTTGAGAGAGTGATGTTGGTCATACTTTGATGGCCTTAAtctctgggagcagaggagaggtgTGCTTGGCAACAGTGTGGGAAGACCTTACTGAtagcttctcttctttttgcctcctgtgctgctctgggatgGGGAATACACAGAAGAAGGAGTAAAGGTAGAAGAAGGTGCCAGTGCTAAGGAGCAAGGAGAGTCATCTGAACCGGAGAAAGAGCTTGGTGCCTCTGCTACTGAAACAGAGGTCCCGATGGAGGTGAGTGTTGGGATGCTTGTTTGCCTCACGCAAATGTCTCTGTTTCTGCCCCCTCTTCGTGTTGTTCAGCAGCTGAGGCAGAGGTGAGTTCTTGGAATGATAGTTAAAGAGAACTCTCTGGTTCTCAGAATTGGCCTGAcagttttgtgcatttttgctttccaaactGTTGTGACTATCATCTTTTTCCAGGCACTGCTTT includes:
- the CHD4 gene encoding chromodomain-helicase-DNA-binding protein 4 isoform X7; this translates as MASAIGSPSPCSGGSDDDEMEILLNNAIPQHPEPEEEPEEELLSEAETPKIKKKKKPKKLKEPKVPKLSKRQKKELGDSSGEGNEFVEEEEEVLRSDSEGSDYTPGKKKKKKLGPKKEKKNKAKRKEEEEEEEEDDDSKEPKSSAQLLEDWGMEDIDHVFTEEDYRTLTNYKAFSQFVRPLIAAKNPKIAVSKMMMVLGAKWREFSTNNPFKGSSGASVAAAAAAAVAVVESMVTNVDAVLPQPPVDVPLRKAKTKEGKGPNARRKPKASPRIPDIKKPKTKKVAPLKIKLGGFGSKRKRSSSEDDDLDVESDFDDASINSYSVSDGSTSRSSRSRKKLKAGKKKKKGEEDSTVAVDGYETDHQDYCEVCQQGGEIILCDTCPRAYHMVCLDPDMEKAPEGKWSCPHCEKEGIQWEAKEDNSEGEEILEDVVGDAEEEDDHHMEFCRVCKDGGELLCCDACPSSYHIHCLNPPLPEIPNGEWLCPRCTCPALKGKVQKILIWKWGQPPVGPPPPRPPDADPNAPPPKPLEGRPERQFFVKWQGMSYWHCSWVSELQLELHCQVMFRNYQRKNDMDEPPSGDFGGEEEKSRKRKNKDPKYAEMEERFYRYGIKPEWMMIHRILNHSVDKKGNVHYLIKWRDLPYDQASWESEDVDIQDYDLYKQAYWNHRELMRGEEGRPGKKLKKVKMRKLERPPETPTVDPTVKYDRQPEYLDVTGGTLHPYQLEGLNWLRFSWAQGTDTILADEMGLGKTVQTAVFLYSLYKEGHSKGPFLVSAPLSTIINWEREFEMWAPDMYVVTYVGDKDSRAIIRENEFTFEDNAIRGGKKASRMKKEAAVKFHVLLTSYELITIDMAILGSIDWACLIVDEAHRLKNNQSKFFRVLNGYSLQHKLLLTGTPLQNNLEELFHLLNFLTPERFHNLEGFLEEFADIAKEDQIKKLHDMLGPHMLRRLKADVFKNMPSKTELIVRVELSPMQKKYYKYILTRNFEALNARGGGNQVSLLNVVMDLKKCCNHPYLFPVAAMEAPKMPNGMYDGSALIRASGKLLLLQKMLKNLKEGGHRVLIFSQMTKMLDLLEDFLEHEGYKYERIDGGITGNMRQEAIDRFNAPGAQQFCFLLSTRAGGLGINLATADTVIIYDSDWNPHNDIQAFSRAHRIGQNKKVMIYRFVTRASVEERITQVAKKKMMLTHLVVRPGLGSKTGSMSKQELDDILKFGTEELFKDEATEGGDNKEGEDSSVIHYDDKAIERLLDRNQDETEDTELQGMNEYLSSFKVAQYVVREEEMGEEEEVEREIIKQEESVDPDYWEKLLRHHYEQQQEDLARNLGKGKRIRKQVNYNDGSQEDRDWQDDQSDNQSDYSVASEEGDEDFDERSEAARRPSRKGLRNDKDKPLPPLLARVGGNIEVLGFNARQRKAFLNAIMRYGMPPQDAFTTQWLVRDLRGKSEKEFKAYVSLFMRHLCEPGADGAETFADGVPREGLSRQHVLTRIGVMSLIRKKVQEFEHVNGRWSMPELAEIEENKKLSQPSSPSPKTPTPSTPGDTQPNTPAPVPPAEEGVKVEEGASAKEQGESSEPEKELGASATETEVPMEQCTQPVETPPQEAKSPVNPAEADEKKVEEPEVKERPDEPMEVESKADVEKVEDRAPIENAPEPPIITLDEKDEKKDDDKRDVVMLQNGEMLKESVDERHKKAVKQRFMFNIADGGFTELHSLWQNEERAATVTKKTYEIWHRRHDYWLLAGIINHGYARWQDIQNDPRYAILNEPFKGEMNRGNFLEIKNKFLARRFKLLEQALVIEEQLRRAAYLNMSEDPSHPSMALNTRFAEVECLAESHQHLSKESMAGNKPANAVLHKVLKQLEELLSDMKADVTRLPATIARIPPVAVRLQMSERNILSRLANRSSEPPPPPPPQQVAQQQ